The genomic interval GAAAAGACAATTGGCCGCTCAGTCCAAAAATCAAGGTCTCGGTGGCTTCCGCAAGCGCTCCTACAGTGTAGGCAGCGCTGACCAAATGGAGAACCCAGGCCCCATCCAGAAGGAAACAGAGCTGCACATCATGGAGCCTGAAGCCCAGGAGCAGAGCGCTCAGCGGCTGGAAGAGTTCAGACGTCTGGCAGCTGAGGTCCAAGCTCTGGAGAGGACATCCCAGGACAATAATGTGACGGAAACTCAGCCTCATAAGCTCACGCAAAACCAAATCCAACAAAAGTCCATCGGCATCGTTActgatgaaaacatgaacaacCTTCCTGCCACTCAGAGGACAAATGGACATTGTTTCCAGGATGTCGGAGTTTCGACGGAGCGGCAGGAAATGCGCAGCGCTGCGGTTGGCGTGACCGAGGCCATGCTGGGCATGACCACTGAAGCGGAGAAGGAGATCGAGCTCCAGCAGCAGACCATCGAGTCGCTGAAGGAGAAGATCTACCGCCTGGAGGTGCAGCTGAAAGAGAGCACTCACCAGATAGAGATGGGGAAGCTAAAACTGGAGCTCCAAGCAGCTGGTGGGTCAAACAAGAAGAAAGCAGACAAAGGTTTGATGGTGAGACCAGAGATGTACAACGCCTGCGTGGAGGCCAAAGTCCAGATGCGCAGCCTTGGCGTGGGTGACCATCTGGAATTCAGCCACGCTAAATCTCTACAAACTATAGGAGTGTCCTGTCATCCCAGTGTGCAGAGTGTTGGCACAGGCCCAGAGATCCCGATGGACCGGTGGGTGGTGCACGAGCGCGTGGAGGTCAAAGACCAGTGTGTAGGGAGACGGGTGGAGACGTGCCACCAGCAGGTCGGCATAGAGCTGAGTGTTTGCGAGGTGGGAGTTAACACGGAGGAATCAGTGGACAGCTTGGCTCTCTGCAAACCCATGAAGGAGTTGAGCAAAGAGTCGAGATCAGTCGGCTGCGGAGATTGTTCAGTGGATGTGATCGTTAGTCCCATCAAGACGCTGGTGTCACAAGGAACGGACCCAGATTACGTCAAAAAAGTGGACTCCGGTGTCATGGCTGCTCCTGAGTCCGCAACTCAGCAGACCAATACTGAGACCGAAGTTGCGAGCAAATccaccaacacaaaaacagttgtCCTGACTGACTCTTTCACTGATACGGGGTTGATTACGTGTGACAAGCACACCAACACGGCTGTGATAGAAACAAGGACGGTCGCTGCCGGGGACGGACTTATCAAAGATGCACACGCAACAGCGAAGATGCGTTCGATTGCTGTTGGAACCACCACAGACGTGGAGTCATTCCTTTGCAAATCGAGTAAAACCAAAGAATGTGGGGTGGGACCAGTAAGCATCCACGAGAACTTCTTGGTCGGATTAAAAACCAGGAACATTGCATGCGGCCCCTCCCAGCCGGCTGAATCTGTCAAAGAGACCGTAGAGGTTGAGGCTGCACCGCCGCAGGCTCAGGCCCAGGGGGGCGTTGGACTGGACCATTACATCGAGAGGGTGCAGAAACTGCTGCAGGAGCAACAAATGCTGTTAGCGGAGAACTACAGCGAGCTGGCGGACGCTTTTGGACAGCCCCAGTCCCAGTTTGGATCCATCAACAGTCAGCTGGTCAGCACACTCTCGTCCATCAACTCGGTCATGAAGTACGGGAGCGCCGAGGACATCCTGAAGCTGCAGTCAAACGAAGGTAAGAGGTCTTCCACATGCAGCGCTGAGGATGCCGATGGTTCCTCGTGCTCATAAGTGTTGCATAAACACAAATGGTTCATGGGATAATTGGCTGAAAGTCATGCCAGGCAATTAGAGCATAGTTTCAAGGGCAGACAATAGAAACtgtacacacagaaacacacacacagtatcttGCAAAATAGCTGTCAAGCAGGCAGTCATATATTTGGTGCCTGAGGGAGTGCTGAAGAGAggatttgattaattttctttcacagTTTATTGCACAACAGATTAAATTAGTTCCTTATGTCTGTCtcttttaattgttatttcttTAAGGTAAACAGTGAGCAGGGACACTTAAAgattacaaataaaatgcttttggAGTTCATATTCTCAGTGCATGCTGTCTTTGGTGCCAGAGTAATTACTCCTAAAGTAAAACACCCCAGATACACTCGCAAGTACCTCTTTTAACGCCCTGGAATTTGGGTAAATaggcttaatttctttgaaaaacatggcaaaaggCAGTGAGATATTTATAAAGAAATGACcctgaaattagcaagaaattagttttaaaaagtacaagtgtgctgcgttcagatgtcttttacaagctatttgaatctttgaaacctgagcaggtttctcaggtttcaaaaacatggggaaaaaaaggcaacgacCAACTTGTCAAGAAACGTCCCACAAACTGCCAGACATGAGTACAAGGTAAACAGGAAAACTAAGGGGTGAGGGTTATTATagaattattcaaaaaaatagagaaaaataatatttgtaattatgattttatatttaaagttatgttaaaaagtaaatataataaaatatataaaataaatgtgtatatatattttttaaaataaatttcagctatttttatggttaatttttgactttttgtgtgcatatttttggtaaaaaaaatttaacacttttccctttttttttttgcaaattgttgggccatgtcttgtttattgcttgttgccttctccctatgttttttaaagaaatgaaactaatttctttggtttcaaagggttaaaggggaATAAAACAACTGTAGAGATGATGTGCGAGCAGTGACAAAATAAGATGTAGTTTAGGACAGTCTTAGCTTTGCTGTagaggattgtgtgtgtgtgtgtgtgtgtgtgtgtgtgtgtgtgtgtggggggggttgGTGGTTAGAGTGTTCACACACCGTCTACAGAGAACTCTGATTGGATCGGACAGGCCAAAGTTATCTCTGACCCTGAAAAATGCGGCGGGGGGCTTTGGACATGAACCAACAATGAGCTCATTTCTTTTTGGGAACCAGTTAACGTCGCACCAATCGGCCTCTTGTTGTTTTTGCGGGGCCGCTGCTGCCTTCACTAACACCTCGCTGTTGATGCTGATTCATGGCTCCTTCTGAGTTACATAACATGCATTCATGCCGGCTGGCACATGAACGCTGGCCGATTGTCTTGTGTTGTGTGCGAGCTCGTTTCTGCTCAGTTTCTGGCCTCTGTTGGAATGTGGACTTACAAACCAGACGCAGTTCCTGCTCTAGTAAATGATGTCGGTTTCATCACAGCGCTGAACACAAGAAgattatgttaaaaatgtggtTGGAGGTCAGTGGTGGAATTCAGCTCAGTACATTTGTTCAAGTGCTCCTCTGTAGTAAAATATGATGCAGTATTGTAGATCAAACTACTTTACAGTTTATAAAGCACCACCTGAAACATCTTCAGCagtaaaatgtaacaaacacACTTGTGCAGCTGTAATTTTAATCCAAAAGTATTAAATAGAGAACATTTTGCTGcacaatgagtacttttactttttgtactttaagcAAACTTAGTAGATACATACTTTTACCTaaagttttgaatgcaggacttttacttgcagcagagtattttcacaatgtggtattagtacttttacttaacccctttaaacctgagaaaatttactttatttctcttaaaaaaataatggaagaagacaatgagcaacgaaGGAGAAATGATTccaaatttgtaagaaattttaaaaagtacacgaaaattacctgagaataatgttgttttttttaaagaaaagaaaattacaaatgctttaaaatattataattctgttacataattttaaatatgtatttattctaACTATAAATAATTTTCCCTACctttttttgtagctttaaaaacgtaatttttaagtttttaattttaaatctaccaatttcttgcaattgatggaactttttttcctcattgcctttttttccaaatgttttttgctcaggttcaaagggtgaaatacctgtgaaaggcatctgaaagcagcacagaaaagaGATGTTGCTCCAGGTGTCAGAGGGTTAATTAAGGGGTCTGAATACTTCCACCACTGAAGACGCTGATGGTTGGAGTTGTATTTCTGTGTAAGAGCAAATGtgaaattttttctttttttaagcattcaGCTGGTTGTAGTTGAATTTTATTGTCACTTAATTGAGCATTATTTGgataaaacagaattaaactTACAGCAACCACCTTATCATTAGAATATATCTGGTAAGATACCTTAAGAtacttttttaatacttttttgtttgtattttttgaggAGTTTTATGTCATAAGAAAGTTAAAGGAAAAGTGGAAATAGTTGCTCCTAAttgcatgtgcgtgcgtgtttgcgtgcgtgtgtgcgtctGTATATAAGAAGCAAAAGTTTAGGAGTCCAAACTTGGAGCAGTTGCTGAACCAAATAtgagtgaaaagtaaaaaggcaaaaaatggcTCGTACACTACAGGTGCACACTACATGGCTCCAGTTATCACTAATTGAATGCACCAAAGTGACGTTTCAAGCAAACTGTCATTAAGACTTgacaaacatatttatattcGTTACACTTCTTATATATTTCCTCATAAAAGTTTCACACAATGCAGGGTCCTGCTTATAATACCATTTCTATGCAGCAACTGAAACTCCTCAGAGaaccttttttaatgacattagaCTTTCAGTCctgttctgctgctgcatttGAATACTGACTTTggtctcttttctttctcagagAGCAGTCAGCAGCTTCGGTCACACATTGAGAAGACCTCTGCGGGCCTGACGGCTGCAGATAAACCTGCCAACACACctgcgcagcagcagcagcagcagcagcagcagcagcagcagcagcagatcagTGCAGCTGAGCAGAAGAGCCGTATGGACCTGCAGATGTCCACAGCACTACATGGTACGACTTTTTGACCAGATGGGAATCCTCTGTTAGTTTTGTCGGTGTGTTTAAGATACTGCGGCGTTATTGCAAAAACtggtaattgttttattttgaaatccagTGTGTTGCTGTACAAATGAAAACCAGAGCTGTGGAGGTTGTTATTAGTGTGCGGCGTATTTTTCAAGAAGGACAGTGATAGTTATCTGACCAGATTGTGAGGTTTTGGTTAGCTCGCTAAAAATGCAttctttaaacagaaaaatgggCTTGGTGGTGAGTTTGATAATATTACAGTTGGTTTAGAAATAGCTGCATATTTTCCTGGTTATTTATATCTAAAAAGGCCTAAAATACGTCTGGTGaagaaaaatgtccttattGGTTTGAGACATACTTTGTGTACAAACCAGCAGTGATTGAAGAAGTATTCAGGTCTTtgatttaagtaaaagtagcaatagtACAGCGTCCAGTCGTTCTTTAATGGGCAGGATGGCGGTTTAATTCAGTttctccagtcaacatgtcgaagtgTGCTTAGGTAAGGTCCTGAACcacaaattgctcctgatggctgtttcATCAGTGTgcggcaccttgtacagtagcctcagtcaccagtgtgtgagtgtgtgtgtgtgactcggTGAATGTGACTCGTAGTGTGAAAGAGCTTTGAGTGGTTGAAaaactagaaaagcactatacaaatGCAGATCCATTTTGAAATACTctttaacaaataaaagtcttgggttcaaaataagtaaaagtaaaagtatgaaatTACTGTGAACTCTTTAtaattagcattaaaatatattaaagtaGTAAAGGTGAAAGAACTCCTTATGCAGAGTGGTCCATTTCAGAATgatatatattatgttattaaacTTATGCATTAATGTGCTTATCAATAAtgctgcagctggtaaaggtggagctattttttatcaaaaaaactaaaaataaagtgcaatccagggtttcccacacgttgatttatttgtggcggcttGCCACaactaaaacatctgctgccacgtattgattttatgtttgtgGAGCTAGAAAGTTCATGGAGGAGGGCTGTTGGAATATAAATACCATTCGTTTATTGATTTCGCCTCACTCTTGGTGCatagagcgtactctgggcactgATGGAGCAGCAGTACACCAAGCACagtgaaattgaaatttaacCATTAATTGCACTGGGTCAAAATGTTcgtttctgcagcagctgctcctctcttccatcgatctgatctgatcagctctgaccagattgACAGGTCAATTATCCACCCCAACGGCTGCTGAGGGGGAAAAAGGACTCATGACGAGCTCCGCCTGCGCTGTGTTAACAGAGCTGCAAAAgcatccaaatttagagaggggaaacagaattattttaaaaagggaaatacacacacacacacacacacacacacacacacacacacacacacacacacaagataaaaaacaaatacgGACAAGTACCAAGGTACCACCTAAAAAATTCTGCAGTctgtaataaatataaataatcaaaatctgcaagaaaacaaagttatcaaataaatgtagtgcatAATGTAGATAATATTTGTTTCCAAGATGTAGAGAAGTCTAAGTAGAAAGTAAAGTGGaagtactcaagtaaaatacaaggacctcaaaactgtacttaggtgcagtacttgagtaaatgtactcgtTATGTTCTACCGCCGTAAACCAGGCAACAGGTAAAAACATGGCTGCAAACATCATCAGCCTGGATCCCTCGTCACGCTCCCACctgtcaaaacatgggaaacgtGCCGAATGACTCCGTTGCTACTGAGCGTGCACACGCCACTGTAGACATATGCAACTGCATGCGTGTTGATACACGAACGCACACTCTCCCACGCACACACTCGGCTGTCCCCCGGAGCAGTGAAAGAGGCCCCTCGAATCCGGGCAAGTCTTGGCAGATGTGCTGAGTGTTTCTGGCTCTGTGCTGGTATTTTGGTTTTCGGAGGCCTGTGTTTAAAATGACTGAGATACTTTCAGGCTTCGGGGCAACTTGCAGCTCCACGCTGACGGAGTGCTTTGGAAAGAGCGTGAGACGGACACTTAATGGCTACTTTGCTCTCTGCCAAAGCTCTCGATCATGTCAGAGAACCTTTAGTGGCTCACTCAGGCGTTATCGGGCTGCTTGTAAATGAACTGACCGGACTTGTTAGTTATGTAGTGCTGTTGTTAACTGCAGGAGACTTTTGAAGTTGCAGGAAAGGAGATTTTAGAAGGATAAAACTGCAGGAAAGATATGGAAGCCAAGGAAGGCCGTGTCGTGTCTCTTTCACTAAGTTGTGTGCACTTTGTGATCGACTACAGTGTGATCTGCTTGTCTAAATATCATCCTGCTGTGTTCACTTTTCTCCTCTTCAGGTCAGCCGTGCAGCCCGAGCGCCCTGAAATCCATCATGAAGAAGAAAGATGGCCGACCCGACTCCAACGGCACCAAGAAAAACCTGCAGTTTGTCGGGGTGAACGGAGGGTGagtcaaaaaaatatatgactTACTCGCTGTCATAAATTTTTGAGTAGATTATCTTTCACTGAGCATTTTAACAGGCCTGTTAGATGTTTTTAAcatggtgattttgtgtttttaagtttccAGAGAGGTTAAAGGTGCTGTCGTTTTACATTTATAAGGTCTTTGTGTCgatgttttttcctcttaaacTTTGACTTGTTAACATCCACATGgtgctgttaaccctttaaaacctggatcggtGTTAGGACTtcgaaccctgagcaaatttgatttgatttcttccaaaaaacatggaaaaaatggcaatgagaaacacaaattgcaagaaattagtagattttttttcttttttaatttttttttgagctaGTAAAAGATGTCCAGATAGCGTATTTTTTCCTAgcgtgctcattgccttcttcccatgcttttgaaagaaatcaaactattctgtccaggtttcaaaggcttaatatCATCATGATAACTGAGGGGTTTTTGTGCTCACCTGAGTCCTTACATCCTGTGCTTCTGTCGCCCCCTCGTGGCGAAGCAGCTATGAGACGACATCGAGCGACGACTCCAGCTCAGAGGACAGCAGCTCTTCAGGGTcggacgaagaggaggaggagaaggagttcggaggaaaggaggaggaattTAAGAACGTGGAGGGAAAGAGCACCAGGGAGGAGTTTCAGCCCGAGGGAGCCGAGGACGTGAAAAAGAAGGACGAAGAGGAAAGTTCAGAGAAGCAGGAGATGAGAGAGAGGTGGGTTAAAGACAAGTATTGACCCCCCCAAAAGAGACTGAAATACATATAAATGCAATAACGGAAATCAATCAACTACAGCAATCACAGAAAGATTTGAAAGCAGCAGTGACACCACAATAAGCGATACACTGTATACataggaaataataataataataaaacaaatagataaaaataacttaatttcaTAACATTTATGATGAGCTGAAGCTAAGATCATTAGTAGAAAAGAGTCAAACCTGTATTATCCAATAAAGCTGGAGATGTCTCTCCAGTCTCACCTCAGACACAGCACGTAACTcgctgaataataataatgataaatatttgattatttatacaatcaacatctaaaaaaatgcaaataatgcgACGCAATCATATAAAACAGCTGCAACTATATGAATGTAGTTATGTTTTGTCCTATGGAACAATTATATGAATGTTAAAGCAATAATGTGTGATTGTCCCCAAAGGTACGAGCTGAGTGAGAAGATGCTGGCTGCGAGCAACGTTCTCAAAACTCACCTCAGTGACCCAAAAGCTGTGAGCAGTAAAgatttggtgagttttttttgttgatttttttgttgtcatacTCAGATGTACTTGATATAGTaatctgttgtgttttatattatttgaaGCTGCGGGATTACAGTTAACaatattcaacaaaaaaagatcaatgtaatttgaaatgttgattCTCACATGTTGCACTCTTAATACCAGTGTTTTAATCTAACGCACACAcctctctcatcctctgctGGTGAGCACATGATGATTTTAATGGAACAGCTGATGCTGGTTAAACACAGGGCAAATCTGATGAAGTGATATGTGAAATGCATGattctcttcctcttttgtaACTATAAATAAGGGTGAACCTGAGCATCCGGGTTTGTGCTGGAACTTTAAATTTTCTTGATTCTCTAGATTTCATAATTCTATGCTGTGTTATGCAAAATGCTTTcacttgtttccttttttaccctaaaatgccataaaattaattataaagcACATAACTATCAAGAGAAGGGTAAACTGCTGGTGTTATAACACTGTTTTAACACTCAGACTTGGTTTAACTTTTAATCCAAATACACCATTTTTAGCAGCTTGCAGTGCGTGCaccactgtttctgtttaataCAACAGAAGTCAACAACACggcacacacactgtgtttaaTCACTAACGAGTCCCCCTTCGCCTCCTCAGAGAGCCTGTCTGAACACGGTGCAGCACGAATGGTTTCGTGTGTCCAGCCAGAAGGCGGCGGTGGCGGCCATGGTGGAGGACTACCTCGGGGCGTTCGGGGGCATCTCGCCGGCAGTGCTGCGCCACATCGTCAACATGGCTGATGGCAACGGCAACACGGCGCTGCACTACAGCGTGTCGCACTCCAACTTCCAGGTGGTGAAGAAGCTG from Plectropomus leopardus isolate mb chromosome 6, YSFRI_Pleo_2.0, whole genome shotgun sequence carries:
- the kank1a gene encoding KN motif and ankyrin repeat domain-containing protein 1a isoform X2 — its product is MAQTMHVNGNGPERGQRCPSTEDDKDSVAPYYVETPYGYQLDLDFLKYVDDIERGNTIKKLSIQRKPKVSKPLAVPRGSTGGGSTQAEWTSTDSLSSSNSDDKQSPVFFSSRPQVAAPLTPTLSRAACEVPQQQPYLNITEQKLLLPPPSPRFAPRHNPQVEKTLMETRLRLEQERLLMQQHSEPPMPRRRLASFGGMGSSSSLSSYSGSMAPSQISPSSHHPLPINGHLPNGEYNTYYPPSMGSSIRHSPMSSGMATPVTNVSPLHLQQIREQMVVALKKLKELEEQVKTIPILQVKIAVLQEEKRQLAAQSKNQGLGGFRKRSYSVGSADQMENPGPIQKETELHIMEPEAQEQSAQRLEEFRRLAAEVQALERTSQDNNVTETQPHKLTQNQIQQKSIGIVTDENMNNLPATQRTNGHCFQDVGVSTERQEMRSAAVGVTEAMLGMTTEAEKEIELQQQTIESLKEKIYRLEVQLKESTHQIEMGKLKLELQAAGGSNKKKADKGLMVRPEMYNACVEAKVQMRSLGVGDHLEFSHAKSLQTIGVSCHPSVQSVGTGPEIPMDRWVVHERVEVKDQCVGRRVETCHQQVGIELSVCEVGVNTEESVDSLALCKPMKELSKESRSVGCGDCSVDVIVSPIKTLVSQGTDPDYVKKVDSGVMAAPESATQQTNTETEVASKSTNTKTVVLTDSFTDTGLITCDKHTNTAVIETRTVAAGDGLIKDAHATAKMRSIAVGTTTDVESFLCKSSKTKECGVGPVSIHENFLVGLKTRNIACGPSQPAESVKETVEVEAAPPQAQAQGGVGLDHYIERVQKLLQEQQMLLAENYSELADAFGQPQSQFGSINSQLVSTLSSINSVMKYGSAEDILKLQSNEESSQQLRSHIEKTSAGLTAADKPANTPAQQQQQQQQQQQQQQISAAEQKSRMDLQMSTALHGQPCSPSALKSIMKKKDGRPDSNGTKKNLQFVGVNGGYETTSSDDSSSEDSSSSGSDEEEEEKEFGGKEEEFKNVEGKSTREEFQPEGAEDVKKKDEEESSEKQEMRERYELSEKMLAASNVLKTHLSDPKAVSSKDLRACLNTVQHEWFRVSSQKAAVAAMVEDYLGAFGGISPAVLRHIVNMADGNGNTALHYSVSHSNFQVVKKLLDADVCNVNQQNKAGYTPIMLAALAAVETPKDMRIVEELFSKGDVNARASQAGQTGLMLAVSHGRMDMVRALLAHGADVNIQDDEGSTALMCASEHGHVEIVKLLLAQPGCDATLSDSDESNALSIALEAGHKDIAVLLYAHVNFSKAQSPGTPRLGRKTSPSPTRRGMFD
- the kank1a gene encoding KN motif and ankyrin repeat domain-containing protein 1a isoform X1, translated to MAQTMHVNGNGPERGQRCPSTEDDKDSVAPYYVETPYGYQLDLDFLKYVDDIERGNTIKKLSIQRKPKVSKPLAVPRGSTGGGSTQAEWTSTDSLSSSNSDDKQSPVFFSSRPQVAAPLTPTLSRAACEVPQQQPYLNITEQKLLLPPPSPRFAPRHNPQVEKTLMETRLRLEQERLLMQQHSEPPMPRRRLASFGGMGSSSSLSSYSGSMAPSQISPSSHHPLPINGHLPNGEYNTYYPPSMGSSIRHSPMSSGMATPVTNVSPLHLQQIREQMVVALKKLKELEEQVKTIPILQVKIAVLQEEKRQLAAQSKNQGLGGFRKRSYSVGSADQMENPGPIQKETELHIMEPEAQEQSAQRLEEFRRLAAEVQALERTSQDNNVTETQPHKLTQNQIQQKSIGIVTDENMNNLPATQRTNGHCFQDVGVSTERQEMRSAAVGVTEAMLGMTTEAEKEIELQQQTIESLKEKIYRLEVQLKESTHQIEMGKLKLELQAAGGSNKKKADKGLMVRPEMYNACVEAKVQMRSLGVGDHLEFSHAKSLQTIGVSCHPSVQSVGTGPEIPMDRWVVHERVEVKDQCVGRRVETCHQQVGIELSVCEVGVNTEESVDSLALCKPMKELSKESRSVGCGDCSVDVIVSPIKTLVSQGTDPDYVKKVDSGVMAAPESATQQTNTETEVASKSTNTKTVVLTDSFTDTGLITCDKHTNTAVIETRTVAAGDGLIKDAHATAKMRSIAVGTTTDVESFLCKSSKTKECGVGPVSIHENFLVGLKTRNIACGPSQPAESVKETVEVEAAPPQAQAQGGVGLDHYIERVQKLLQEQQMLLAENYSELADAFGQPQSQFGSINSQLVSTLSSINSVMKYGSAEDILKLQSNEESSQQLRSHIEKTSAGLTAADKPANTPAQQQQQQQQQQQQQQISAAEQKSRMDLQMSTALHGQPCSPSALKSIMKKKDGRPDSNGTKKNLQFVGVNGGSYETTSSDDSSSEDSSSSGSDEEEEEKEFGGKEEEFKNVEGKSTREEFQPEGAEDVKKKDEEESSEKQEMRERYELSEKMLAASNVLKTHLSDPKAVSSKDLRACLNTVQHEWFRVSSQKAAVAAMVEDYLGAFGGISPAVLRHIVNMADGNGNTALHYSVSHSNFQVVKKLLDADVCNVNQQNKAGYTPIMLAALAAVETPKDMRIVEELFSKGDVNARASQAGQTGLMLAVSHGRMDMVRALLAHGADVNIQDDEGSTALMCASEHGHVEIVKLLLAQPGCDATLSDSDESNALSIALEAGHKDIAVLLYAHVNFSKAQSPGTPRLGRKTSPSPTRRGMFD